A stretch of Ischnura elegans chromosome 4, ioIscEleg1.1, whole genome shotgun sequence DNA encodes these proteins:
- the LOC124158174 gene encoding piggyBac transposable element-derived protein 3-like has protein sequence MDIGFNVLLHCMRCLLKFFFELPSFSDTLSTTMRVVPCADKAVWLRRELISEMASTSSTAKDAFNINDAEHIKTLIGYLEDPNDSEIEGLDSDDTDADEQLSTSPQIPGTNGDGDDQYEDEIEIPALSDGQPENEELLNFGLSDKANITWKRQKYNQAIGLQSAIERRDKDDVEVGLPLEYFSRYISSDQYENMAEKTNMYALQKGKSNFKPTNKTEIEKLVGMHIIMGSLNLPRVRLYWDKALGISVFHENMTRDRFFSLRSNLHVVNNLSTPTICHDKLFKVRPLLDSVRKRCLELQMESNICVDEQMVPFKGKLSLKQYMKGKPSPWGIKIFVLCGQSGLCYDFLVYQGATTEIEPEYLKRFGLGASVVLQLTKRIKTEGHFLYFDYYFSSFHLFEALKVKKIFAAGTVRTNRFGNPPLHTDKELGKRGRGSYDELVSSESNIVLVKWYDNKSVVLASNFVGVEEMDEVRRWNKKQKKFEQVARPAVVRYYNHSMGGVDKLNQLISFYRIHIKSKKWTLRMLFHAIDIAVVNSWLEYKQDNAAASTPRTEVLDLLHFRLYLANSLISANKIAEKNKRGRPSSSPKQEAVTKKNKVESRPYQETQKDLVDHFPEYDDIKEATRCKVAEMKESGNVTGNSVPGHVAAWEIFSCYIFLAVKRAVEGKFSKGGGYNQGLDSEEAVVENKGEGEERSGRRS, from the exons ATGGACATAGGTTTCAATGTATTGCTACATTGTATGCGATGtcttctcaagtttttttttgagcTCCCGTCATTCAGTGATACTTTGTCTACTACTATGCGAGTGGTGCCGTGTGCCGATAAAGCGGTTTGGCTGCGAAGGGAGCTCATTTCAGAAATGGCATCCACTTCATCAACTGCTAAAG aTGCATTCAATATCAACGATGCTGAACATATCAAAACACTTATTGGGTACCTAGAGGATCCAAACGACTCAGAAATCGAAGGCTTAGATAGTGATGATACTGATGCAGATGAGCAACTCTCCACATCCCCTCAAATACCAG GAACTAACGGTGATGGAGATGATCAATACGAAGATGAGATTGAAATTCCAGCTCTCTCAGATGGACAACCGGAAAACGAGGAATTGCTGAATTTTGGACTTTCTGACAAAGCAAACATAACGTGgaaaaggcaaaaatacaacCAAGCGATTGGATTGCAGAGTGCCATTGAAAGAAGAGACAAAGACGATGTTGAGGTTGGTTTGCCTTTGGAATATTTTTCCCGCTACATCAGTTCAGATCAGTATGAAAATATGGCAGAAAAGACAAATATGTATGCCCTTCAAAAAGGAAAGTCAAATTTCAAGCCAACGAATAAAACAGAAATTGAAAAACTCGTTGGTATGCACATTATAATGGGTTCATTAAATCTCCCAAGAGTAAGACTGTACTGGGACAAAGCTTTGGGAATATCTGTGTTCCATGAGAATATGACCAGAGATCGATTTTTTTCACTACGATCTAACTTACATGTGGTCAATAATTTGAGTACTCCTACGATATGTCATGATAAGCTATTCAAAGTTCGTCCCCTTCTTGATTCTGTGCGAAAAAGGTGCTTGGAACTGCAAATGGAAAGCAATATTTGCGtagatgagcaaatggtacctttcAAGGGGAAATTATCCTTGAAGCAGTACATGAAGGGAAAACCTTCCCCATGGGGGATTAAAATATTTGTCTTGTGTGGACAGAGTGGCCTCTGCTATGATTTCCTTGTTTACCAAGGAGCCACCACGGAAATTGAACCCGAATATTTGAAGAGATTTGGACTTGGAGCATCAGTTGTTCTGCAGCTGACTAAACGCATAAAAACGGAGGGTCATTTCCTGTATTTTGACTACTATTTttctagttttcatttatttgaagcactgaaagtaaagaaaatctttgcAGCAGGCACCGTGAGGACAAACAGATTTGGAAATCCTCCATTACATACAGATAAGGAATTGGGGAAACGTGGAAGAGGTAGCTATGACGAGTTGGTGAGCAGTGAGAGCAATATAGTTCTGGTGAAGTGGTATGATAATAAGTCAGTGGTGTTGGCTTCAAACTTCGTAGGTGTAGAGGAGATGGATGAAGTCCGACGTTGgaataaaaagcaaaagaaattcgAGCAAGTTGCCAGGCCAGCAGTAGTTAGATACTATAATCATTCCATGGGAGGTGTTGACAAACTAAACCAGTTGATAAGCTTCTATAGAATACACATAAAGTCAAAGAAGTGGACTTTGCGTATGTTATTTCACGCAATTGATATAGCTGTAGTAAACAGTTGGCTGGAATATAAGCAAGATAATGCAGCCGCGTCCACGCCGAGGACGGAAGTTTTAGATTTGCTTCATTTTCGTCTTTACTTGGCAAACAGCTTGATATCTGCAAACAAGatcgctgaaaaaaataaaagaggtagACCAAGCAGTAGCCCCAAGCAGGAGgcagtaacaaaaaaaaataaggttGAGAGTAGGCCATATCAGGAAACTCAGAAAGATTTAGTTGATCATTTCCCGGAATATGATGATATCAAAGAGGCTACCCGTTGCAAG gtgGCAGAGATGAAAGAGAGTGGGAACGTTACGGGCAATTCCGTGCCTGGGCATGTTGCTGCGTGGGAAATTTTTTCTTGCTATATTTTTTTGGCAGTGAAGAGGGCGGTAGAGGGGAAATTCAGCAAGGGAGGGGGATATAATCAGGGATTGGATAGTGAGGAGGCTGTAGTCGAAAacaagggggagggagaggagaggagcGGGAGAAGGTCTTAA